One Gelria sp. Kuro-4 DNA segment encodes these proteins:
- a CDS encoding UxaA family hydrolase: protein MKKLAVVVHPEDNVATAVQNLSKGQEVHVDVEGKEVSVKLMDDIPFGHKFALRDIGAEMEVVKYGEVIGRATRPIETGRHVHVQNIESLRGRGDWEDEKK, encoded by the coding sequence ATGAAAAAACTGGCGGTGGTGGTGCACCCTGAAGATAATGTGGCCACTGCGGTACAGAATCTAAGCAAGGGGCAAGAGGTGCATGTGGATGTAGAAGGCAAAGAGGTATCGGTGAAACTGATGGATGACATTCCTTTCGGCCACAAGTTTGCGCTCCGGGACATCGGGGCGGAAATGGAGGTTGTAAAATACGGCGAGGTGATCGGCAGGGCCACCCGGCCCATTGAAACGGGACGGCACGTTCACGTTCAGAACATAGAAAGCCTGCGGGGCAGGGGTGATTGGGAGGATGAGAAAAAATGA